CACAAGCCGGCATACAGAAAGTAATGTGACTTTCTGGGACTGTAccattattaggggtgttaaatgaGCAATGCTGGCAGGCTACAAATGCAGAAAGTAGAAGGGTTGctggaaaatattttacattctgtagctccctgcattactcatttaaccccccccccccccccccctaataatagtacagtcccagaaagtcacatgactttgtgTGGCGGCTTGTGTATTCATCGCGATGCTGGCAAGTAGTGATTTCAAAGCTTCGCTGTTAACATCTTTTCGTCATGGCCACCTTCTGCCTTCTGAAGTCTGGTAAGTCCTTGTCGTTCTACTCTTAGTTGGGGACATGTACCCAACCCCCCAGCTCTACATTTGATAATGTTGGACTACAGCCACTGCATGTTCTGCTTTGCAATCTCATTACTGAACTGGGTTAGCATTAGCGTTGCCACAATTTCTGGACAAAAATACTGGTCTTCCATATTAATAACCCTGGCACAGTTTTTACCAGCTTGGAATGTAAAATAATGGTACATTTTCTTTTTACGGCTTTGAGCAAATGCCCAAATGTGTGCTAGTGTGGTTTGTGTGCTAGGGCTGCTTTTTAGTCATAGGTCTGCCCTTCTGCTATAAATTATAATATGTGCACATCCATGTAGGGCTACACACAATGTTATATGACCAATGGCTCTCTGCACTTTCACAAACACAGATTGAATACAAGGAAGCTGCCACGCCAGTAAGTAATGAGTATTACCTACGGGCACCACAGGGATCTATGTACGGTGCTGAACAGAACTGCAGCAGATACCAGTGTGAGATTATCAGCAGGATGAGGTCACGGACTTCAGTCCCCGGATTATACCTGACAGGTGAGAGACAAGTCCTACTtctagataaaaaataaaataatgcatggTTTTGGGCCATGAGAGAACATTCATTATTAATGAGCAACTTAAAGTAACTGCATATATCTGATAGGAGGGCAGAGACGTAAAGGGTGTTTCTATCTATATATCCACATCCACGATGAATGCACTCTCGTTCTGCTTAGGTCTCGAGCCCATGCTACTACTCTGCATATGTAGCCAAACGTTTGCTAAGTGCATAGCACTGTGCATGAGAGACAGGTTAAATTGGCAATTATGAACAAATACCTATATAGTTGCTTTATTCACCCATTTTTGATCCAAATTGTTTTCCATTCCTGTCTACTTGTAACTTAGTTTTAGCTCATTTCCTGACATTGAAACTGTGCTGCCCACCCAGACCTTCAGCCTGTTTCTGACTAAATTTGAGTTTTCTTTTGAATTCTGGCCCTAACTGCTACCGAGCGGAGCAAATCTGATTCCATCACCTTCTTGCAgaagtccctggtgaaaactggaCATTTATTTAAACTCCACATCTCAGAGCCAACTATTAGCAGAACAGTGATAGCTGTGCCAGGTGTACAATCTGACAGGAGCACAGGAATTGTTACATTTCTATCTGATAGGGGAGCAGGAAAATGCCAGTTGTATATCTACCTGGAGAGCAGATAGGTGCATATTGGAACAAGTTGTTTGGCCTGGGGTCAAAAGTATAGACCCAAGCTTTGGGTGACAGTAGAGCAGGTGGAGTGGAAATGTATTTGTGTATTGGTGCAGAGATTGTACTGAAGTAATCCTgatatgtttgtgtatgttatacCCTTTTTGTTACAGGACAGGATGTGTTCAGCAGTGGTGTAGCAGGTGCGGTACATGGAGGATTACTTTGTGCTTCAGCAGTTCTTAATAAAATCCTGTACGTGGACTTAATGATGCTGAAAAAGAGGCTTAAACAACGGATGAGACAGAGATATTCCTAGACTGATGGAATCACTAGCAATACCTGCCTGTTCTCATCAATCAAGTCCTTTGTTTGTACGAGTTAACAGCACTTCCAAATCATAACATTCCTATTGTTAAATAATATTGCTAAATCTTGTGTGAAACTCAAAACTAGGTCTGGGCAATGAATGAGGTCCAGCAAATGTCCAGGCAACCACTTCCACAAACTGGGCACCAACAGCCACATTACATACACACTTCTGTAAATACAGATAATGTACATCCAAACACTCACTTCCTTTATCTTACATACTTACAATATGCAAATAATTCCTTAATAAAAACAGAAGATTTATTCAATCCATGTATATCTAATCTAACAGTTCACTgttaacttaaaataaataaaaaagcctTTCCTTCTCTGTGTAACGCCTCTTATTGCTCTATATAATGTCTCCCTATTATTCCTCGTTACTCCATATATCCTCACCCTGCAACTCCTCCTGTTACTCTGTGTAACATCTCCCTTGAACTCCtgatattactccatataacctttcCAAGATCCCCTCCTATTACTCCAtttaacctctccctataaccgctattactccatataacctctcctaactcctcctattactccatataacctctcccaataactcctcctattactccatataacctctcctaACTccccctattactccatataacctctccctatatctcctcctattactccatataacctctccctagaTCTCCTCCTATTAATATTATTTCTCTCTTCAATTCCGCCTATTGCTTCCTATAACCCTTGTTATTCCATATAAAATCTCTTCTAAAACATCTGATTACTTCATATAAGCTTTCCCTCCATATAACTTCTCCAATAACTCCTACTATTGCCTCTTCTTATTACTTCTCTTATTAATCTGCAGTATTTCTTCATAACAATACTCCTATTATTACTATAAATGGCATCCCTCTTTAAATCTTTCTGTGACTCTCATAACCGTGGCCAACAAACCCTGCCATTGATTCATACAATATATCTCTTcgctataactcctcctattgcTCCATGTCAGTGCTCCACAGGGCACTGCGATAGCTCCGACAACGTCTTTGTGAGAACATAAGTAGATGTACTTCTGTCCAGTGTCTTTGTCATCAGCTCTGATCAGCCAAAATAGGAGGTGCTGGGCCTGCCTGTATCACACTGCTGTAAGACGGTGGGCTAGCTGAACTTGGAGGATAAAGGAAAGGCTTGGCAGTAACCTGTagacaaacaaaagaaaacagagTTCTATTTAGAAATCTATGAAAAATACAATATGCGGTAGTTCTACAACAGTTTGCCATAAGTAAGCCACTGACAAAGGGGAATCAAGACTGAAAAATGCACCCACATCATATTTTAAAAGAAGAGTCCTCTTAAAGTGCTCCTGTCACTGTTACATTACTGCTTATTCATATGCATATTGTGACAAGTACTGTACCGCGTGCCTCCCAACTGGTCTGGCAATCGGTCAGAAAATGGGCATGTCTGAAAGTGGGTGTGTTCAGGCAAAATGGGCATGCTTGATCGAATTGGGGGAGTGGTTTGTGCTGGTCAGTCAGGGATAAttacaaatgttgggaggtatggtacgGTCTTTATTTTGTAGTTTAATATACTGTAACTCCCTGCCTCTAGGTGTCATTGTTAAGTAGTTAATAAAGTTAAAAACAATAAAGTATCTAGTAGCATGAACTGTGATCTGGTTGTTTTGCACAGTGGCTGGACAATGAAATCAGTGAGAGTTAGCCACCCAAGTTGCTCCCTGTTCTGCTTGTTTGATGGTCACGGTAAATAACCAGATTGAAGTCTGTGGGGGCACTATTAATGGTAGGAGGTAAAATACTGTACACTGGAGCAATTGTCTTCATTGggataaatatgaaaataattttgtctggTACAAGCGGTATGCATGACCTGCAAACAATTGCCTCCGATACACCTCAGGACATGGGATCTAAGATGCACTCAGGTCTGTGACTGACTCCGTGCAGGTAACACATGACTAAAGAGGGCCTAAGCTGTTGCCAAAGGCATCGCTCTAACGTACCTCACTATATGGTGGAGGTGCACCCATGTCTACGAATGGTATCTCTCGTGGTGATGGTGGTGTCGATCGCGTGCGGAAACGGCAGACATTATTACAGATCCCACAAAGGCACAGAACTGTAAACACTATCAACATACAGAAGAACAGGGGcctgcagaaagaaagaagaacaCATTACTCAgtatacacacatatctatagAACCCCAAGGCCAGGGTTACATTAGTAATAAATAGCATGATGGATACAGCCACAACATAATGTGGCATAGCATCTTCTAGGCTATCAGTAGCCACGGGTGTCCGGCTGAACCAGCCCCTCTTATCTTGCATTCCAGTCCAGATAAAGTTCACAGTAAATGTATTTCAAGGTGTTTCCTCCAAACCATTAGGTAGACAGCATTATTGTCTATGTATATGTTTAGAATTTACAACATATTATTTCAACCGTAGGTTATCCACTTAGAGACTGATTGACAGGTGGGCCCTTTGTAGGTTAGCTataaaaaccacacacacacacacacacacacacataaaaatcaAGAAGCATTGCAAGCAGTTCAGACACATGCATAGTTATCCGCTGTCCCTAACTTTTAGGGCTAAAGATTTGTTTCAGTTTCAACCATCTCAACAATAGCATTTCTATTTTTGTGCATGTTTAGATGTAATTCTAATCTAGTCTTAATTCTGTAGGCGTTataagttaacaaaaaaaaaacaaaaaaaacacagcaacATAACAATCAAACTCAATAAACATTATGGGGATCGCAGTATTCTAAAGTCCATTGAGATTCCTTGACTCAAGCAGCACAGTGTCCATGGCAAGTATGAACATGCTGCATGATTCTTACATTGTATCACCAGCAGGCATACGTGTGCATTTCAGTGTGACTGGTCCGCTGTACATACCCCATTCTTTTGCGTTGCAAGAAATATTTCAACAGGGAATGCTAAAGGCAGAAAGGATCATCCCGCTTGCTTAAGGTTCCTGTCACTAGTATTTAACACATGAAAGAAGCCCCAACCACTTGTGCATCACAACTCATTTCTATAAGACTCAACATTTGAAAAAACAAAGTGGACTTCCTTGGGAGACATTGGGAAGTCAATAGTTTAAATTACTATTGTTGTACACTTTGTGTGGCAATAGTTAGTgaagaaaaatccttcaaatgtctccattctttgTGATTGGAgacattttgcatttattttttatgtcaaACAAAAAGCAGGTGAGTGAAATATGGTACAGTGTTTTAGGACCTGCCGGCATTCTGCGCTCCCTAGTGGTCCTAATGGTCTTTGTGCATACTGCAGTATCACAAGACTAACACTACTACAGacaaggccaaaagttttgagaaggacacaaatattatttttcacaaagtctgctgcatcagtttttatgatggcaatttgcatatactatagaatgtcatgaagagtgatcagattaattgcaattcatttcaaagtccctctttgccatgacaatgaactttatcccaaaaacaacatttctactgctcttcagccttgccacaaaaggacaagctgacatcaggtcagtgattctctcattaacacaggtgagagtgttgacgaggacagggctggagatcactctgtcatgctgattaagtcagaataacagactggaagctttaaaaggagggtggtgcttgaaatcattgttcttcctctgttaaccatggttatctgcaaggaaacacgtgcagtcatcattgttttgcattgCTTTGCATaataagggcttcacaggcaaggatattactgctagtaagattgcacctaaatcaaccatttatcggatcatcaagaacttcaaggagagatgttcaatagttatgaagaaggcttcagggcctTCTTCATGAAGTTCAAGagcatccagcaagcgccaggaccatctcctaaagttgattctgcTGAGGGATCTGGGCACCACcattgcagagcttgctcaggaatggaagcaggcaggtgtgagtgcatctgcacacacagagaggcgaagatttttggaggatggcctgctgtcaagaaggccagcaaagaaaccacttctctccaagaaaaacatcagggacaggctgatatgttgcaaaaggtacagggattggactgctgaggacaaagtcattttctctgatgaaccccctttcagattgtttgtttggggcatctggaaaaatgcttgtccgaataaggaaaggtgagcg
The nucleotide sequence above comes from Mixophyes fleayi isolate aMixFle1 chromosome 6, aMixFle1.hap1, whole genome shotgun sequence. Encoded proteins:
- the TMEM92 gene encoding transmembrane protein 92 isoform X2 — protein: MPCRVTECLDGFSCCDSQNKVYLDYSWYGPLFFCMLIVFTVLCLCGICNNVCRFRTRSTPPSPREIPFVDMGAPPPYSEVTAKPFLYPPSSASPPSYSSVIQAGPAPPILADQS
- the TMEM92 gene encoding transmembrane protein 92 isoform X1 encodes the protein MATCSFYRNIYTKILASSLVPVSASMPCRVTECLDGFSCCDSQNKVYLDYSWYGPLFFCMLIVFTVLCLCGICNNVCRFRTRSTPPSPREIPFVDMGAPPPYSEVTAKPFLYPPSSASPPSYSSVIQAGPAPPILADQS